The sequence below is a genomic window from Sorangiineae bacterium MSr12523.
AGCGGGGACGCCGTTGGGGTAACGTGCGCCCCCTATGTCGATTGGATTGGCGATATTTGCCGTGGTGTTGGCCCTCGTGGCGGTGGTGTTCGAGCTTCGGACGGGCCACATTCCGAATTACCTGACCCTGCCCATGATACCCCTGGGCGGCCTTTGCGGATGGCTCGATGGGCAGTGGAGCTCCCACGGGATCGGCCTTGCGCTCGGAATCTTCTTTGGATTGGTCGTCTACTTCCGTGGTGCCGCGGGAGGAGGAACCGTCAAACTTTTCGCTGCCGTCTCGGGATTCCTCGGCGACGACCGGGTCGTGTCGGCGGTCATCGTTTTCGCCGGGCTTGCAGTGATCGCCCAATTGCTCGAACGCCTGCGCGAACGCCCCATCGAAGTGCCCAGCAGCCCATTCATCGCCGGGGCCAGCGTCGTCGCCATCCTCTACCGCTCTTTCGTACCTTAGGTGCCTCCTTTTGCCGCGGCGCGCTGGCGCCGGTATTCGGGGACGGGGAGGCCGCCCCAGCCCCAATTCTCGGTATCGACTTCCTCGATGACGACGAAAGTCGCCTCGAGGGGCTTTTTCAGCACATTGAGAAGCAATTCGCTAACACCCTTGATGAGGGCCGCCTTTTCCTCGGCCGTTACGGAGTTGCGATCGGGGCTGGTCCCCTCGCGGGTGACCTGAATGGTGACCATGGGCATGGGAAATCTCCTTTTTCGATATTTGCCAAAGAGGCGGACTACCAACGACCGGCGTTCTGGCCGCCGTCCACGTGAAGGATCTCGCCGGTGACGAAATACGCCGTCTCGAGGAAGAGGACCGCGTCGACGATGTCGCGAATCTCGCCCATGCGCCCCACCGGATGCAGGGTCGCAAGCGCCGCGTGGGTTTCCTCGGCATGCATGGGCGTCTTGATGATGCCCGGGGCGACGGCGTTCACGCGGACTCCGGTCTTGGCGAACTCGATGGCGAGAGACTTGGTGACCGAATTGAGGCCGCCTTTCGTCAGGGACGCTAGCGCGGAGGGGACGCCTGCCATCGGTTGATCGACCAGGCTCGTGGTGATGTTGACGATGTGACCGGAGCCCTGTTTCAACATCTCCGCGGCGGCGCGCTGGGTGACGTGGAAAAAGCCGCCGACGTTGGTCGCCATGTAGCGCGCATATTCTTCCTGGGTGAACTCGATGAACGGCTTGGCGAGAAAGATGCCGGCATTGTTGACCAGCGAGTCGATGCGGCCAAAGCGCTCGAGGCCTTCGCGAACGACCCGTTCGGCGGTTTTGGGATCGCCGACGTCTCCAGCGACGGTGAGAACGTTCGCGTCGGCGCTCGGCTTGATGGAACGGGAGCTGGCGACCACGCGGTAATTCCGATCGCGGTAGGCTCGAACCAAGCTGGCTCCAATGCCTTGGGATGCGCCGGTGATGATGACGACCTTTTGTTCGTTGCTCATGATGATCCTCGATGGATGGTTCCGGTCGCGTCTTCGCGGCCGTCCCGCCGCCGTCGGCGTCGGTGCCATCAATCTGGATCCAACCGAGTCTCGGGAGAATGATCGTCGTTCGGCAGTCACTCAACCGATTTTCGGCATAATCAATCGAGGCCCGCGGCTTCGGCGGCCATGCGCGTGAACTCCGTGCGCAGGCGGGGCAGCGCAAAGTCCACGAAGGCGCGGACCTTGGGTACCGACATCCGGCCCTGGGGCGTGAGCAGATACACCGGGAGCGGCGGATGCTCCGCCTTGGGCAGGACGACCTTCAATCGGCCATCTTTGACGTGTTTGGCGACATGGTACGAGTACACCCGCGTCAGTCCTCGGCCTGCGATCGCCGAGGCGACGGCCGCGCGGACGGTGTTCACGATGAACCGCGGTGTGAACTGGACGGTCCGGGGGATGGTCGAACCTTTGGCCGGCATGAAGCCCCACGAGTCGAGCCCGAAGTTGGTAAACGCGACAATCTGGTGTTTGGCGAGATCTGCCGGTTCCTTGATGCGAGGGTGGCTGGCGAGGTACCGAGGCGAGGCGACGACGACGCGCCGGACTTCGCCTCCGAGTTGAAGTGCGATGAGCGACGAATCCGGAAGGTGGGCGATGCGCAGGGCGACGTCGACCCCTTCGTCGACCAGGTTGACGTGGCGATCGAGGAGGAGAAGACGAACCGAAACGGCAGGATGCAGGTCCAGGAAGTCCTCCAGAATGGGCTGCAGGACCTCTTCGCCGCTGACCGGCGGTGCGGAAATGGTCAGCATGCCGCGGGGCGCCGAACGTTCGCCCGCGGCGAGCATGTCGGCCTCCTCGAGATCGATGAGGACACGGCGGCATGCGACCGCATACCGTTCACCGGCCTCGCTCAACTTGAGCGATCGCGTCGTCCGATGCAACAATTCCACGCCGACGTGTGCCTCCAGAAGGGCCAGCGCACGGCTGACCGCCGTCGGCGACCGTTTGAGTCGACGCGCGGCGCCCGCGAGACTCCCTTCGTCGAGGGCGGCGATGAAGATTCTCATTGCGTCGATGCGATCCATGGCTCCTTGAAGTGGCCATTCTAGCCGCCACGCGCGATCCTTCGGCGAGCAGACTCTGGAGGACGTCGCCATTTGTGTCCCACGTGCGGCGAATCGACATGAAAAACGCGGTTCGAAGGTGTCGCGTTTTTGGTTGCGATGCCGAATGATCACGCGCACCTGCAAGGGCATGGCGCGTTGACGCTCATCGGCATGGCCCATGCGAACGGCGACCGGCCATGAAAAACAACGGCGAAAGGCGAGCATTCGCGATCTCCGCCTGGCAGGCGAGGCGGGGAATCGTGATGCTGGGGGCTGGCATGTGCCTCGTCGCATCGTGCCGCGTCGGCTCGTCGGGGTCGACGGCACGCGTGGAGGATCGCCTCGGTGGCGCAGTCTTCACTTCGTTCGACGCTCAGCGAGATGGCTGCATCCAGGGCAATAATCCGAATGGTGTCGATTGTAATAATTATCGTTCCAAGGAGGACGTCTATGCGAGCGGCGGTCCGGGGCCGTCAGGCCTCGACGATGGCCAGTATTACTTTGCCGTGCTCGTGCCTGGC
It includes:
- a CDS encoding SDR family oxidoreductase: MSNEQKVVIITGASQGIGASLVRAYRDRNYRVVASSRSIKPSADANVLTVAGDVGDPKTAERVVREGLERFGRIDSLVNNAGIFLAKPFIEFTQEEYARYMATNVGGFFHVTQRAAAEMLKQGSGHIVNITTSLVDQPMAGVPSALASLTKGGLNSVTKSLAIEFAKTGVRVNAVAPGIIKTPMHAEETHAALATLHPVGRMGEIRDIVDAVLFLETAYFVTGEILHVDGGQNAGRW
- a CDS encoding A24 family peptidase — translated: MSIGLAIFAVVLALVAVVFELRTGHIPNYLTLPMIPLGGLCGWLDGQWSSHGIGLALGIFFGLVVYFRGAAGGGTVKLFAAVSGFLGDDRVVSAVIVFAGLAVIAQLLERLRERPIEVPSSPFIAGASVVAILYRSFVP
- a CDS encoding 4-oxalocrotonate tautomerase family protein, whose amino-acid sequence is MPMVTIQVTREGTSPDRNSVTAEEKAALIKGVSELLLNVLKKPLEATFVVIEEVDTENWGWGGLPVPEYRRQRAAAKGGT
- a CDS encoding LysR family transcriptional regulator, with translation MDRIDAMRIFIAALDEGSLAGAARRLKRSPTAVSRALALLEAHVGVELLHRTTRSLKLSEAGERYAVACRRVLIDLEEADMLAAGERSAPRGMLTISAPPVSGEEVLQPILEDFLDLHPAVSVRLLLLDRHVNLVDEGVDVALRIAHLPDSSLIALQLGGEVRRVVVASPRYLASHPRIKEPADLAKHQIVAFTNFGLDSWGFMPAKGSTIPRTVQFTPRFIVNTVRAAVASAIAGRGLTRVYSYHVAKHVKDGRLKVVLPKAEHPPLPVYLLTPQGRMSVPKVRAFVDFALPRLRTEFTRMAAEAAGLD